From the genome of Vicia villosa cultivar HV-30 ecotype Madison, WI linkage group LG2, Vvil1.0, whole genome shotgun sequence, one region includes:
- the LOC131649490 gene encoding uncharacterized protein LOC131649490, whose protein sequence is MAYVERGVVKSKRSFWRIKTFTDFFWAVVNFIGVFFATLFSLEKSDAYRKGSGKNWGGGSGGGGGGGGGGGPRGPPRGGLDNVRGIDHSATPACGSCCG, encoded by the exons ATGGCTTACGTCGAACGAg GTGTTGTTAAATCAAAGCGATCATTTTGGCGAATCAAGACATTCACTGATTTCTTTTGGGCCGTTGTTAACTTCATCGGCGTGTTTTTCGCTACATTGTTCTCG CTGGAGAAGTCAGATGCCTACAGGAAAGGTTCTGGTAAAAATTGGGGTGGCGGCAGTGGTGGCGGCGGCGGCGGTGGCGGTGGTGGCGGTCCTCGCGGCCCTCCTCGAGGTGGCCTTGACAATGTTCGTGGAATTGACCATA gtgcaacGCCTGCATGCGGCTCGTGCTGTGGTTGA
- the LOC131648676 gene encoding uncharacterized protein LOC131648676, producing the protein MPHARAFVPLRGNQVPDPYRNYLNRMFVEDTRYDCYVAHRDTVPWDDGALYSGWLACSSTIIVRYFSERVMRQFDYCQTIPHHPSVSAPTLMTRQHIDEAFVDFEHHMVSDEARAT; encoded by the coding sequence ATGCCACATGCTCGTGCCTTCGTCCCCCTCAGAGGAAACCAGGTGCCAGATCCGTACAGAAACTATTTGAACCGCATGTTTGTCGAGGACACCCGCTACGACTGCTATGTTGCTCACCGTGATACGGTTCCGTGGGATGACGGTGcactatattctggatggttggcatgcAGTTCGACCATCATTGTTCGCTATTTTTCGGAGCGCGTCATGCGGCAGTTCGACTATTGTCAGACGATACCTCACCACCCTTCTGTCTCCGCTCCTACCTTGATGACTCGTCAGCATATAGATGAGGCCTTTGTAGACTTTGAGCATCACATGGTTTCGGATGAGGCTCGGGCAACGTGA